The region CATGTATTGGTCGGGGTTCGACAATGCATAGGGATGCAGATTGCGTTCTGGGAAGCCCTGAACGGCGGCGCGGGTGTTACGGAACAGCACGCGACCTGTGCCGTGACGGTCGAGCAGTTCGCGAATCAGTCGGGCGCTGGCCTGGGTATCGCCATCGCTGACCGCCGCCAGCAGTGCTTCGCCTTCGGCACCGAGGAAACCTTCGATGGTGGCGTGAGCCTTGGCCGACAACCGACCTTCGTCCAGCAACTCCTGTACTGCTTCGGCCACCGGGCGGTAGTTTTCGCTCTCGGCGCGGAAGGCCACCAGGTCATGGAAACGGTTTGGATCGAGCAGGCGCAGACGGGCAAAATGGCTGTCCTGTCCCAGTTGCTCGGGGGTTGCAGTCAACAGCAGAACACCGGGAATGACTTCGGCCAACTGCTCGACCAGGGCATATTCAGGACTGACCTGGTCTTCGTGCCAGACCAGGTGGTGCGCCTCGTCGACTACCAACAGGTCCCAGCCAGCGGCGAACAACGCGTCCTGGGCTTTTTCGTCTTCGGTGAGCCACTCCAGGGCAACGAGCGCCAACTGGGCGTCCTCGAACGGGTTGCTGGCATCACTTTCGATAAAGCGTTCGGCGTCGAACAAGGCCACCTGCAGGTTGAAGCGCCGGCGCATTTCCACCAGCCACTGGTGCTGCAGGTTCTCCGGAACCAGGATCAATACACGGCTGGCACGACCGGAGAGCAGCTGGCGATGAATCACCAGGCCCGCTTCGATGGTCTTGCCCAGGCCCACTTCATCGGCCAGCAGTACCCGCGGGGCAATCCGGTCGGCAACTTCGCGAGCAATGTGCAACTGGTGGGCGATGGGTTGGGCACGTGTGCCCCCCAGACCCCACAGTGAAGACTGCAACTGGCGGCTGGTATGTTCCAGGGTGTTGTAGCGCAGCGAGAACCACGACAACGGATCGATCTGGCCGGCGAACAGTCGGTCGCTGGCCAGTCGGAACTGAATGAAGTTCGACAGTTGGGTTTCTGGCAGGGTGCAGGCCTGGTTCTGTCCATCGAGACCGTGATAGACCAGCAGACCGTCGACATCATCGACTTCGCGTACGGTCAGCTTCCAACCTTCGAAATGGGTGATCTGGTCACCGGGCGAGAAGCGCACCCGAGTCAGGGGCGCATTGCGCAAGGAGTACTGGCGAGTGTCGCCAGTTGCCGGGTAGAGCACGGTCAACAAGCGGCCGTCCTGTGCCAGAACGGTCCCTAAACCTAGCTCGGCTTCGCTGTCGCTGATCCAGCGTTGCCCCGGTTGATACTGCTGCGCCATACTGCCTGACTCCCGCCTTGAAAAGCCGACTATCTTAACGGATAGGACTGTACAGACCAAAGAGTCTAGCAATTTCAGCGACAAAAACTGCCGTCGCTATACTTTGTCGGTGGCATCTGTGATGTGACGCCTAAATACAATAATCCCGGCTCAAGGCCGCTGCAGGCCAGCCGACACATTGGCGACAGGAGACCTTGCCCATGCTGCCGCCCATTATTCCGCTTAGCGCTGCCCCCGTTACCTCGCAACTGGACCCGGTCAAGCCGACGCCTGACATCAAGCCGGTGGTGCCTACGCAACCTGCTTCCAGCGAAGGGGCGATCGATCTGAAGCACCGTGACCCGGAAAAGTCGGCGTTGTTGTTGCGTGAAGAACAGCGTCGCCATCAAGGCCGACGCCAATCAACCCAGGACGAAGATCATTACCTGGCGCTGCCAGGTGAAGAAACCAATGCCGACAATACTGTTCCCGTCGCACCGCTGATGGATACGCCCTCACGCCAGGGGCTGTTGGTGGATATTGAAGTCTGACGTTCAGACTGCGACTGGTCAGATCAGACAACAGCCTTCATTATTGCTGGATCGCAGTTCGCTTTCTGAGTCTGACCATGAGCCAAGATGACAATCTGATAGACCTTGGCGCCGAGCGCGCCCGACGTGTTCACGACCTCAATGACAAGCGCCTGAACGAAGTGCGCCAGGCATTCGAGCAGGCCATGCCGTTGGCCAAGGCCAAGAAAAAGCCCAAGGGCAAACCCAAGAAACGTTGAAAACTTGATGCAGGTCAAGCCTGCGCCCGCCTCGCGCGCCCGTCTCTGGGCGCCATTGACCTCGGTCAATTTCCTTTCGCGATCCATTGGCTACCTTAGGCACATCAACGGGGCAGGCAAATGGAGGCCGAGATGTTCTTCGATAATGTGGTTATCGCTGGAGTAATTACCGTCGGCCTCATGCTGATGTTCTTCGTCGGATTCGGAATTTTCATCTGGAAGGATTCGAACAAGCGCAAGCAGCGCTGATTCTTCTGGAAAATGAGCACGCAAGGCATTTAGGGCGACTTCGGTCGCCCATTTTTTTGTCCGCAAGAAACCTTTCAGCTGACACTGGACTTTTATTAGTTAGCTAGCTAATAATCTGTGTCTGAGCTACTTATCCCATCCTGTCTATCTTTACAAAACAGTCAGCCAAGGTTCGCCCCGTGCCCATCACTTTGCAGGCGCTGTTTGCGCCGAATAAGCCCGCCGTCCAATTTGCCATCAAGACACTCCTGGGGGGTGGCTTGGCCCTCTGGCTTGCCTTGCGTTGGGGACTGGAGCAACCTGCCTGGGCGCTGATGACCGCATTTATTGTCGCCCAGCCATTGTCTGGCATGGTCTTGCAGAAAGGCTTGGCGCGTCTGATCGGGACCTTGGTTGGCACTGTGATGTCGGTGCTATTCATTGGCCTGTTTGCCCAGACCCCCTGGTTGTTTCTTTTCGCCTTGGCACTCTGGCTGGCCTTGTGTACCGCCTGCTCGACCATGTTGCGCAGTGCCTGGGCTTACTCATTTGTGCTGGCGGGATACACCGTCGCGATTATCGCCTTGCCGGCGATCAATCATCCGTTGGCGGTATTCGATCAGGCGGTGGCCCGATGTACCGAAATCTGTCTGGGGATTGTCTGCGCCACGGTGACCAGCGCCTTGCTCTGGCCTATGCGGGTCGAGCAGCAGCTAGGCGGACAGGCGCGACAGGCCTGGAGTAGCGGACTGCAAGCGGCGAGTGCAACCTTGACCGGTGAAGCCCAGGCACGTAAAGGCTTGCTGGACATTCTTGGGCGCATCGTCGCGGTCGATTCCCAGCGCGAGCATGCCTGGTTCGAAGGGCCGCTTGGCCGCCAGCGGGCCAGGGCTATCCGCGGTCTGAGTCAGAAACTGCTTATTCTTTTGCGCATCGCCCGTTCGGTGCGCCGTCAGTGGCAGCAACTGGACGAGCCACAGGCGCAGTCTTTGCAGCCCTGGCTTGATCAAGTGCACGATGCCCTGGCCACCCCGGACCAGGCTGGCTTGCTGCTGTTGCGTCAACGAATCTGGGATGCCGCGCACGATGAACGCATCAGCCCGGCAGAACATTATTGCCTGGCGCGGCTGACCTTGCTGTTGGATAACGCCATGGCCGCAACACTCGCGTTACGGGCCGTGGAGGAGGGTAAAGCGCCGCCGGACCTACCCGATAGTCTCGCCTCGCATCGTGACTTGCCCCTGGCGCTTCTGTTCGGGTCACGCAGTGCCCTGGCATTTTTAGCCATGGCCAGTTTCTGGCTGGCTACCGGCTGGACGGCCGCTCCCGGAGGCATGGTACTGACCTGTGTGGTGTGCAGCCTGTTCGCCAGTCGTGAAAACGGTGCGCAGATCGGCATGAGCTTTATGCGCGGGATTGTGCTGGCGATACCTGTGGCATTTGTTGCCGGGCAGATTCTTCTGCCGCAGTGGAGCGGTTTTGCCATGTTGTGCATGGCCATGGGTGTGCCCCTGTTCTTTGGTGCCTTGGGTATGGCCAATCCACGCATCGGTGCCACGGCGACCTCTTACTGCCTGCACTTCATTGTATTGGTGGCACCACTCAATGCCATGAGCTTTGAAGTGGCAACCTTCCTTAACAGCGCCCAGGCCATGCTGATCGGCGTCGGTGCAGCGGTGCTGGCGTTCAAGTTGTTGGTGTTGCGCAATCCGGCCTGGCACGGTCGTCGTCTGCGTGCTGCAACCCAGAGCGATCTGGTGCGGTTGACCCGCCGCGAACTGCGCGGTGCCGATACCTGGTTCGGTGGCCGCATGGCCGATCGTTTGTTGCAACTGGCGCGGCATTACTCGGCCTTGCCCGAGTATGAGCGCGCTCGCTGGGATGATGGGGTGCATGGCCTGGATATCGGCGACGAACTGTTGCATCTGCGCCATTGTCTAGCGGTGGCACAGCTGCCTTTGGTAACCGCTGAGCGCGAGTACATGCAACAACTGGAGAACGTACTGGCTCGCGGCCCGGCACCGGGCCGAGGCAAACGCCTGGATGCGGCGAGCGCTGCGTTTATTGATGCCTTGCAGACTCAGCCCGCCAGCGATCCCTTGCGCCTGGCAGTCGGCGCAGTGCTGCAGTTGCAACGCAGCTGGAGTAAATGGTGTCGTCGGCAGGAGGAAATTCATGGGCTTGCGTGAGTGGGCACTGGGCGGTGTTCTGCTCAGCCCGTTTCTGATTTATGTGGTGCTGGCACTGGTACTCACCGGTGTGGTGCGCTTGTTGTTGCGCCTAACCCCTCTGGGGCGCTGGGTATGGCACGAAGCGCTGTTCGATTGTGCGTTGTTCGTGTGTGTACTGACCCTGATAACCCTCGGGCTGGGGCCTTTGTAAGGAGAGTCGTCATGCGTGCATTGGTACGTATAGCAGTAACCCTGTGCCTGGTAGCCGTGGCTATTTTGGCCGGCTGGAAGCTTTGGCAGTACTACATGCTTACCCCCTGGACCCGCGATGCCAAGATCCGCGCCGACGTAGTGATTATTGCCCCGGATGTTTCAGGTTGGGTGCGCGAACTCAAGGTGCATGACAACCAGCAGGTCAAGGCAGGTGATTTACTCATGTCGATCGACCGTGACCGCTTCGAGGCCGCTCTGGATAAAGCCAACGCAGTGGCCGAAACCCGCCAGCAGCAGTTGCGCCTGCGTGAACATGAAGCTTCCCGCCGCGCAGCGCTGGGGCCGCAGGCAATCAGCGCCGAGCTCCGCGAAAATGCCCAGATCAATGCTGCAGTGGCCCGTGGTGAACTGCGCCAGGCCCAGGCTGATGTCAAGGCAGCGGCCATCAACCTGGCCCGCAGTC is a window of Pseudomonas sp. DG56-2 DNA encoding:
- a CDS encoding aspartate-semialdehyde dehydrogenase, which encodes MLPPIIPLSAAPVTSQLDPVKPTPDIKPVVPTQPASSEGAIDLKHRDPEKSALLLREEQRRHQGRRQSTQDEDHYLALPGEETNADNTVPVAPLMDTPSRQGLLVDIEV
- the ccoM gene encoding cytochrome c oxidase subunit CcoM encodes the protein MFFDNVVIAGVITVGLMLMFFVGFGIFIWKDSNKRKQR
- a CDS encoding FUSC family protein; its protein translation is MPITLQALFAPNKPAVQFAIKTLLGGGLALWLALRWGLEQPAWALMTAFIVAQPLSGMVLQKGLARLIGTLVGTVMSVLFIGLFAQTPWLFLFALALWLALCTACSTMLRSAWAYSFVLAGYTVAIIALPAINHPLAVFDQAVARCTEICLGIVCATVTSALLWPMRVEQQLGGQARQAWSSGLQAASATLTGEAQARKGLLDILGRIVAVDSQREHAWFEGPLGRQRARAIRGLSQKLLILLRIARSVRRQWQQLDEPQAQSLQPWLDQVHDALATPDQAGLLLLRQRIWDAAHDERISPAEHYCLARLTLLLDNAMAATLALRAVEEGKAPPDLPDSLASHRDLPLALLFGSRSALAFLAMASFWLATGWTAAPGGMVLTCVVCSLFASRENGAQIGMSFMRGIVLAIPVAFVAGQILLPQWSGFAMLCMAMGVPLFFGALGMANPRIGATATSYCLHFIVLVAPLNAMSFEVATFLNSAQAMLIGVGAAVLAFKLLVLRNPAWHGRRLRAATQSDLVRLTRRELRGADTWFGGRMADRLLQLARHYSALPEYERARWDDGVHGLDIGDELLHLRHCLAVAQLPLVTAEREYMQQLENVLARGPAPGRGKRLDAASAAFIDALQTQPASDPLRLAVGAVLQLQRSWSKWCRRQEEIHGLA
- a CDS encoding DUF1656 domain-containing protein, whose amino-acid sequence is MGLREWALGGVLLSPFLIYVVLALVLTGVVRLLLRLTPLGRWVWHEALFDCALFVCVLTLITLGLGPL
- a CDS encoding HlyD family secretion protein, with product MRALVRIAVTLCLVAVAILAGWKLWQYYMLTPWTRDAKIRADVVIIAPDVSGWVRELKVHDNQQVKAGDLLMSIDRDRFEAALDKANAVAETRQQQLRLREHEASRRAALGPQAISAELRENAQINAAVARGELRQAQADVKAAAINLARSQLKAPRDGHITNLRLAEGNYVNAGQPVMALIDDSTFYVQAYFEETKLPRIRVADPVKVWLMSAGEPMQGHVESISRGITDRNANPDSQLLAEVEPTFNWVRLAQRIPVRIKLDHIPEGVTLSAGMTASVQVREDQLQR